Proteins from a single region of Hevea brasiliensis isolate MT/VB/25A 57/8 unplaced genomic scaffold, ASM3005281v1 Scaf4, whole genome shotgun sequence:
- the LOC110664626 gene encoding putative disease resistance protein At3g14460, translated as MRNLTSLQNLTLKSCPVSFPEEGFPINLTSLCIDKVEICNPLFNWGLHRLTSLNNLSITGRCPGMVSFPQDEIDMELPASLVHLTIEGFEDLKYLSKGFQNLPSIEHVKLKSCPKLASFPENGLPPSLLTLYIYNCPLLEERCLKGKERESLELLHIPKVEFFNSTQGRLGARNNKWPSTVLGR; from the exons ATGCGCAATCTCACATCTCTTCAAAACTTGACTTTAAAGAGTTGCCCAG TATCCTTTCCAGAAGAAGGTTTCCCCATCAACCTGACTTCACTTTGTATTGACAAGGTTGAGATCTGTAACCCTCTGTTTAATTGGGGTTTGCACAGGCTCACCTCTCTCAACAACCTCAGTATTACAGGTCGATGTCCTGGTATGGTGTCCTTTCCACAGGATGAGATAGATATGGAGTTGCCTGCCTCTCTTGTCCATCTTACCATTGAAGGATTCGAAGACCTGAAATACCTTTCTAAGGGTTTCCAAAACCTCCCGTCAATTGAACATGTTAAGCTAAAAAGTTGCCCTAAGCTTGCCTCCTTTCCAGAGAATGGTCTGCCTCCCTCTCTTTTGACATTGTATATCTACAACTGCCCTCTACTTGAAGAAAGGTGCCTGAAGGGCAAAGAGCGAGAGTCGCTAGAATTACTGCACATTCCAAAAGTGGAATTTTTTAATAGTACACAG GGTAGATTGGGAGCACGAAACAACAAATGGCCTTCGACAGTACTTGGGAGGTAA